The following proteins are co-located in the Coleofasciculus sp. FACHB-1120 genome:
- a CDS encoding cobyrinic acid a,c-diamide synthase: MPEQISQMMAMFDLGEAESILDKLPPEAKKWAESLPWSQRRYVLSLCHLMCAATPEMQAEFLDDYTATGLVTKRLQDKNTQQRVQDYLTQFHIQLDLSESVLRSYIRQFYVHSAQDASRQPELYLESALRLVLSTEERNNVFNYILGFELIKMMFKMSWLQHERLYQIQINQEEFLNTYIKPIQHAHRINAIVVPTSKNRFFDKRNYFVQKPVVSDKKLIQLVIATFTTDLVTHFGFTIIRHLNSLVFDYEYIFEDEQEGVFK; this comes from the coding sequence ATGCCTGAACAAATCTCTCAAATGATGGCGATGTTTGACCTTGGAGAAGCAGAAAGTATTCTGGATAAACTCCCTCCAGAAGCTAAAAAATGGGCGGAAAGTTTGCCTTGGAGTCAGCGCCGTTATGTGCTGTCATTGTGCCATCTAATGTGTGCGGCTACTCCAGAAATGCAAGCCGAATTTCTGGATGATTATACGGCAACCGGCTTAGTTACGAAAAGACTCCAAGATAAAAATACTCAGCAAAGAGTCCAAGACTATTTAACCCAATTTCACATTCAACTAGACTTAAGTGAATCAGTTTTAAGAAGTTATATTAGGCAGTTTTATGTCCATTCAGCTCAAGATGCAAGTAGGCAACCAGAATTATACTTAGAATCAGCTTTACGACTGGTTCTAAGTACCGAAGAACGCAATAACGTGTTTAACTATATCTTGGGTTTTGAACTCATTAAAATGATGTTTAAAATGAGCTGGCTGCAACATGAAAGACTCTATCAGATACAAATTAATCAAGAAGAGTTTTTAAACACTTATATTAAACCGATTCAACACGCTCATCGAATTAATGCAATAGTTGTTCCTACTTCTAAAAATCGTTTTTTTGATAAACGTAACTATTTTGTACAAAAACCTGTGGTTAGCGATAAGAAGCTAATCCAGCTAGTTATCGCTACTTTCACCACAGATTTAGTGACTCATTTTGGTTTTACGATTATTCGACATCTCAACTCTTTAGTTTTTGACTATGAATATATCTTTGAGGACGAACAAGAAGGTGTGTTTAAATAG
- the tatC gene encoding twin-arginine translocase subunit TatC, producing MTLPSEVDTASQLNPDLEPESANRNLEDEYLNELPAETEMSLFDHLEELRRRIFYALIAVAFGVIGCFLFVKSIVQLLEVPAQGVKFLQLAPGEYFFVSIKVAGYSGLLVASPFILYQIILFVLPGLTRRERRLVGPVVLGSGVLFLGGLAFAYIALIPAALNFFISYGADVVEQLWSIDRYFEFVLLLMFSTGLAFQIPIIQLLLGFLGIVSSGQMLSGWRFVILGAAILGAILTPSTDPLTQSLLAGAVLGLYYSGIGLVKLVGR from the coding sequence ATGACGCTTCCTTCAGAAGTCGATACCGCATCCCAGCTAAATCCAGACCTGGAGCCGGAATCAGCGAACCGCAATCTGGAAGATGAATACCTTAATGAGCTGCCCGCTGAGACTGAGATGTCTCTATTTGACCATCTGGAGGAGTTGCGGCGGCGGATTTTCTATGCGCTGATTGCAGTTGCCTTCGGTGTCATTGGCTGCTTCCTATTTGTCAAGTCAATTGTCCAACTATTGGAGGTACCGGCGCAGGGCGTCAAGTTTCTCCAACTGGCACCGGGAGAATACTTCTTTGTCTCCATTAAAGTTGCCGGTTACAGTGGCTTGCTGGTAGCCAGCCCCTTTATCCTGTACCAGATCATCCTGTTTGTTCTCCCAGGACTCACTCGCCGCGAACGCCGCCTAGTGGGACCCGTTGTATTGGGGTCGGGTGTCCTGTTTTTGGGGGGGCTGGCATTTGCCTATATAGCCTTAATTCCAGCCGCATTGAATTTCTTCATCAGCTACGGAGCAGATGTCGTCGAACAGCTGTGGTCAATCGACCGATATTTTGAATTCGTGCTGCTGCTGATGTTTAGCACCGGATTGGCATTTCAAATTCCGATCATCCAGCTGCTACTCGGCTTTTTGGGAATTGTCTCTTCTGGGCAAATGCTATCTGGCTGGCGGTTTGTGATCCTGGGGGCAGCTATCTTGGGTGCCATCCTGACGCCTTCTACCGACCCCCTCACCCAAAGCCTCCTCGCGGGTGCCGTATTGGGACTCTACTATAGTGGGATTGGCTTGGTTAAGCTCGTAGGGCGCTGA
- a CDS encoding transglycosylase SLT domain-containing protein has translation MSVEALYVLGKTEPKYWEEAVEKFPSHPRSLEIARALLKDNPNQAKLMVSLAKYAFDTPGITSVLDKLVGLPAEQLKPEVWEAIALGYWGNRKYGQASTAYAKAPRTPHNVYRVARGLDLAEKKVKALRAYKEVVQNFPNANESANALIQIAKIGPAIEAVPYLDQVISQFPDRAGEAILLEAKILDSLKSSESASAARQSLLTKYGKTDAAAEYRWKLAQSKARGGNYKEALQIAKPIATQNPDSELARRASFWVGKWSNKLGRKQEAKAAFENVVAKYPQSYYAWRSAVMLGWDVGDFNSVRQRDPKVEWPAKRPSLPVGSAALQELYKMGQGKDAWKLWQAEFQNRVNPTVAEQFTDGLLRLSMGDHLQGIAKISSLEDRENPDEQAQYKALTQQIAYWQALYPTLYVEAIENWSQKHQLNPLLVISVIRQESRFEPKIRSTAGAVGLMQVMPETSKWVAENIGIKKYSLENPNDNVKLGTWYLDEIHDRYKNNSMLAIASYNAGSGNLSKWLQGKKVSDPDEFVEAIPFDETQGYVKNVFGNYWNYLRLYNPKISQQVAKYSEGQPTAFKN, from the coding sequence GAAGCCGTTGAGAAATTTCCCAGTCATCCCCGCAGCCTGGAAATCGCCCGCGCCTTACTCAAAGACAATCCCAACCAAGCAAAATTGATGGTGTCCCTGGCAAAGTATGCCTTTGACACTCCAGGAATTACCTCAGTGCTAGATAAGTTGGTAGGTTTGCCAGCAGAGCAACTCAAGCCAGAAGTATGGGAAGCGATCGCTTTAGGCTACTGGGGAAACCGAAAATACGGTCAAGCCAGTACCGCTTATGCCAAAGCCCCTCGCACTCCTCACAACGTCTACCGGGTCGCTAGGGGACTCGATCTCGCCGAGAAAAAAGTGAAAGCCCTCCGCGCCTATAAAGAGGTGGTGCAAAACTTCCCCAATGCGAACGAAAGTGCTAACGCGCTCATCCAGATCGCCAAAATCGGTCCCGCTATCGAGGCGGTTCCTTATCTCGACCAAGTTATCAGTCAATTCCCCGACCGAGCTGGCGAAGCCATCTTATTAGAAGCGAAAATTCTCGATAGTCTTAAAAGTTCCGAATCCGCATCTGCTGCGCGTCAATCATTACTTACCAAATATGGCAAGACCGATGCAGCGGCAGAATATCGCTGGAAATTGGCTCAATCGAAGGCACGGGGTGGAAACTACAAAGAGGCACTGCAAATCGCCAAGCCGATCGCCACTCAGAATCCTGATAGCGAATTAGCTCGTCGGGCGTCTTTTTGGGTGGGTAAGTGGTCAAACAAGCTGGGACGCAAGCAGGAGGCAAAAGCCGCTTTTGAGAACGTCGTGGCGAAGTATCCCCAGTCTTACTATGCTTGGCGGTCTGCCGTCATGCTGGGCTGGGATGTGGGAGACTTTAACAGCGTGCGTCAGCGAGATCCCAAAGTAGAATGGCCTGCCAAGCGACCGTCGCTGCCCGTAGGTTCGGCAGCTTTACAAGAACTATACAAAATGGGTCAAGGCAAAGATGCCTGGAAGCTCTGGCAAGCAGAATTTCAAAACCGGGTCAATCCAACGGTGGCAGAACAATTTACCGATGGGTTGCTTCGACTCAGCATGGGAGACCACTTACAAGGAATTGCTAAAATCTCCAGCTTAGAAGACCGTGAGAACCCAGACGAGCAAGCACAGTACAAAGCTCTAACGCAACAAATTGCATACTGGCAGGCGTTGTATCCGACGCTCTATGTCGAAGCGATTGAAAACTGGTCTCAAAAACATCAGCTCAATCCCTTGCTGGTGATCTCTGTGATCCGACAAGAGTCCCGATTTGAGCCAAAAATCCGCTCCACTGCCGGTGCGGTTGGCTTAATGCAGGTGATGCCGGAAACCAGTAAATGGGTTGCCGAAAACATTGGCATCAAGAAATATAGCCTGGAAAATCCTAACGACAACGTTAAATTAGGCACCTGGTATCTGGATGAAATTCACGATCGCTACAAAAATAACTCCATGTTAGCGATCGCGAGTTACAATGCCGGTTCCGGCAATCTGTCAAAGTGGCTCCAAGGCAAAAAAGTCAGCGATCCAGATGAATTTGTCGAAGCCATTCCCTTTGATGAAACGCAGGGTTATGTCAAGAATGTGTTTGGCAACTACTGGAATTACTTACGCCTGTACAATCCAAAAATCTCTCAGCAGGTAGCAAAATACTCCGAAGGTCAGCCAACTGCATTCAAAAATTAA
- a CDS encoding glycoside hydrolase family 57 protein — protein MPIGYLALVLHAHLPFVRHPESDYVLEEEWLFEAITETYIPLLHVFEGLKRDGIDFKITMSMTPPLVSMLRDPLLQERYDDHLAKLEELVELEVEHNANNGHIRYLAEHYVQEFSGIRQTWERHNRDLVTAFKQFLDSNNLEIITCGATHGYLPLMKMYPQAVWAQIQVAVEHYEQNFGRPPKGIWLPECAYYEGLERMLADAGLRYFLTDGHGILYARPRPRFGSYAPIFTETGVAAFGRDHESSQQVWSSEVGYPGAAEYREFYKDLGWEAEYEYIKPYIMPNGQRKNTGIKYHKITGRGLGLGDKQLYDPYWAREKAAEHAANFTYNRERQVEHLHHIMQRPPIIVSPYDAELFGHWWYEGPWFIDYLFRKSWYDQGTYRMTHLADYLQENPTQQVCRPSQSSWGYKGFHEYWLNETNAWIYPHLHKAAERMIELAGREPADELEWKALNQAAREVLLAQSSDWAFIMRTGTMVPYAVRRTRSHLMRFHKLYDEIKDGKIDSGWLEKVEEIDNIFPEINYRAYRPL, from the coding sequence ATGCCCATCGGCTATCTTGCTCTTGTTCTCCATGCCCACCTCCCCTTCGTGCGGCATCCTGAAAGTGACTACGTTCTGGAAGAAGAGTGGCTGTTTGAAGCCATCACCGAAACCTACATTCCTCTGCTGCACGTATTTGAAGGGTTAAAGCGGGACGGCATCGACTTCAAGATCACCATGAGCATGACACCGCCTTTGGTGTCGATGCTGCGCGATCCGCTACTGCAAGAGCGCTACGATGACCACTTAGCGAAACTGGAAGAACTCGTTGAACTAGAAGTTGAGCATAACGCCAATAACGGTCATATTCGCTATCTCGCCGAACATTACGTTCAGGAATTTAGCGGGATTCGCCAAACGTGGGAACGCCATAACCGCGACTTGGTAACGGCATTTAAGCAATTTTTAGATAGTAACAACCTGGAGATCATCACCTGCGGCGCAACGCACGGCTATCTGCCGCTGATGAAGATGTATCCGCAGGCAGTCTGGGCACAAATTCAGGTTGCCGTAGAACACTACGAGCAAAACTTTGGGCGTCCTCCCAAAGGGATTTGGTTGCCGGAATGCGCCTACTATGAAGGGTTAGAGCGGATGCTCGCCGATGCGGGCTTGCGCTACTTCCTGACCGATGGACATGGCATTCTCTACGCCCGTCCCCGTCCCCGCTTTGGCTCTTATGCCCCCATCTTTACGGAAACCGGAGTTGCTGCCTTTGGTCGAGATCACGAGTCTTCTCAGCAGGTGTGGTCTTCGGAAGTAGGCTATCCTGGTGCGGCGGAATATCGGGAATTTTACAAAGATTTGGGCTGGGAAGCGGAATACGAGTACATCAAGCCCTACATCATGCCCAACGGTCAGCGGAAGAATACGGGCATCAAATATCACAAGATTACTGGGCGCGGTTTAGGGTTGGGCGATAAGCAACTTTATGACCCCTATTGGGCGAGAGAAAAGGCAGCTGAACACGCCGCCAACTTTACGTATAACCGAGAGCGGCAAGTTGAGCATTTGCACCACATTATGCAGCGTCCGCCAATCATCGTTTCGCCTTACGATGCGGAATTGTTTGGTCACTGGTGGTACGAAGGTCCTTGGTTTATCGATTATCTGTTCCGCAAGTCTTGGTATGACCAAGGCACGTATCGGATGACGCATTTGGCTGATTATTTACAAGAGAATCCTACGCAGCAAGTCTGCCGTCCTTCTCAGTCGAGTTGGGGTTATAAAGGGTTCCACGAGTATTGGCTGAATGAAACGAATGCATGGATTTATCCGCACTTGCATAAAGCAGCAGAGCGGATGATCGAGTTAGCGGGGCGGGAACCAGCGGATGAGCTGGAGTGGAAAGCGCTCAATCAAGCGGCGCGGGAAGTCTTGCTGGCACAATCTTCTGACTGGGCGTTTATTATGCGAACCGGAACGATGGTGCCTTATGCGGTGAGAAGAACGCGATCGCACTTGATGCGCTTCCACAAACTCTACGACGAGATCAAAGATGGCAAAATCGACAGCGGTTGGTTAGAAAAAGTCGAAGAAATTGACAACATCTTTCCCGAAATCAACTATCGCGCCTATCGACCCCTTTAA
- a CDS encoding EcsC family protein, which yields MDDKPGIMSEKETEANSSTSDSKTDNAEKSLTQSTDVKKPSFFDSVATAGQAVAKTVAGVGMAVGNTAFQTGKAVATTTTGVAQAAGKQAQKLLEQTTQGAGRAVTFVGDNTFLRHVTKALPTNWLLGIINQVDVVKAEADVKKLQQKYPDEKPNQIAHRLMMEKAVYGGGMGLATSLLPGAALALLTVDLAATTLLQSEMVYQIAAAYGLDLKDPARKGEVLGIFGLSLGGSRAIKAGLGLLKATPVAGAAIGASANATMIYALGYAACRFYEAQLHSEASTEKLVESQAASEKYLETAIAQQAIMDRILVHIIVASHPGKSWEDILPSLQAAKLSPASLEAIANNINQQQPLDTLLDQLNRDYALPLLAQCHTISQLDSTVTPAESQVIEKITQKFDVDVEAIKKIASSTPG from the coding sequence ATGGATGACAAACCGGGAATAATGTCTGAAAAAGAGACAGAAGCAAACTCTTCAACTTCTGACTCAAAAACAGACAATGCGGAAAAGTCTTTAACGCAGTCCACGGATGTCAAGAAGCCATCGTTCTTCGATTCAGTTGCGACTGCTGGGCAAGCAGTGGCGAAAACAGTAGCCGGAGTCGGCATGGCAGTTGGTAACACCGCCTTCCAGACAGGTAAAGCTGTGGCGACAACGACGACTGGCGTAGCCCAAGCGGCGGGAAAACAAGCGCAAAAATTGCTCGAACAAACCACACAAGGCGCAGGGCGCGCAGTAACTTTTGTGGGCGACAACACATTTTTGCGGCACGTCACGAAGGCGTTACCCACGAATTGGTTGCTGGGGATTATCAATCAAGTTGATGTGGTAAAAGCTGAAGCTGATGTTAAAAAGCTACAGCAAAAGTATCCCGACGAAAAACCGAATCAGATTGCCCATCGTCTGATGATGGAGAAAGCGGTTTATGGAGGCGGGATGGGACTGGCGACTAGCTTGTTGCCGGGAGCAGCATTGGCGTTGCTGACGGTTGATTTGGCAGCAACAACGCTATTGCAGTCAGAGATGGTTTATCAGATTGCGGCGGCTTATGGATTAGATTTGAAAGATCCCGCACGTAAGGGTGAAGTGCTGGGAATCTTTGGTTTGTCGTTGGGCGGTTCTCGTGCAATTAAGGCGGGTTTGGGTTTGTTAAAAGCGACGCCAGTGGCGGGTGCGGCAATCGGTGCTAGCGCGAATGCGACGATGATCTATGCGCTGGGGTATGCGGCTTGTCGCTTTTATGAGGCACAGCTGCATTCTGAGGCATCGACGGAAAAGCTGGTAGAGTCTCAGGCAGCAAGCGAGAAGTATTTAGAAACTGCGATCGCGCAACAAGCGATTATGGATCGGATTCTAGTTCATATCATCGTGGCGAGTCATCCAGGCAAATCTTGGGAAGATATCTTACCTTCGTTACAAGCTGCCAAACTTAGCCCAGCATCTCTCGAAGCGATCGCGAATAACATCAATCAACAACAGCCTTTAGATACGCTGCTGGATCAACTCAATCGGGACTATGCGTTGCCGCTATTAGCTCAGTGCCATACAATCTCCCAACTAGATAGCACAGTGACGCCAGCAGAATCCCAAGTCATTGAAAAAATTACCCAAAAATTTGATGTTGACGTAGAGGCAATTAAAAAAATTGCCAGTTCGACACCAGGCTAA
- the petA gene encoding cytochrome f, whose protein sequence is MRKVSLSAIFRVSKQAMIKTALVAIATVSLFLASDLALPQSASAYPFWAQQTYPETPREPTGRIVCANCHLGAKPTQIEVPQSVLPDTVFEAVVKVPYDTNTQQVQADGTKGPLNVGAVLMLPEGFKIAPEDRIPEEMKEKIGELYYQPYSEDKENIVIVGPIPGDQYQEIIFPVLSPNPQTDKKVFFGKYAIHVGGNRGRGQVYPTGEKSNNSVYNASVAGRITSITQAEEGGSEVTIQPAEGNAVVDTIPAGPELVVSQGQEVKAGEALTSNPNVGGFGQMDAEIVLQSPTRIKWLMAFIAAIMLCQVLLVLKKKQVERVQAAEMNF, encoded by the coding sequence ATGAGAAAAGTTTCTTTATCGGCGATATTCAGAGTAAGCAAACAGGCGATGATCAAAACCGCCCTGGTTGCGATCGCCACCGTGTCACTATTCCTCGCCAGCGATCTAGCCCTTCCCCAATCAGCGAGTGCCTATCCCTTCTGGGCGCAGCAAACCTATCCTGAAACCCCTCGCGAACCAACGGGGCGGATTGTGTGTGCCAACTGTCACCTCGGTGCCAAACCCACACAAATAGAAGTTCCTCAATCGGTTCTCCCAGACACCGTCTTTGAAGCCGTCGTAAAAGTTCCTTACGACACCAACACGCAGCAAGTGCAAGCAGATGGCACCAAAGGGCCCTTGAACGTGGGTGCCGTGTTAATGCTGCCAGAAGGCTTCAAAATTGCCCCCGAAGATAGAATTCCTGAAGAAATGAAGGAAAAAATCGGGGAACTCTACTACCAACCCTACAGCGAAGACAAAGAAAATATTGTCATCGTTGGTCCGATTCCAGGCGATCAATATCAGGAAATTATCTTCCCCGTTCTGTCTCCCAATCCACAGACCGATAAGAAAGTTTTCTTCGGTAAATACGCGATTCATGTTGGTGGCAACCGGGGTCGCGGTCAGGTTTACCCCACAGGCGAAAAGAGCAACAATTCCGTCTATAACGCTTCTGTAGCGGGTCGCATCACTTCCATTACCCAAGCTGAAGAAGGTGGCTCTGAAGTCACCATTCAACCAGCAGAAGGCAATGCGGTTGTTGATACAATTCCCGCAGGCCCAGAGCTAGTTGTCTCCCAAGGACAGGAAGTTAAAGCTGGCGAAGCGCTGACCTCCAATCCGAACGTCGGTGGATTTGGTCAAATGGACGCCGAAATCGTTTTGCAAAGCCCCACCCGCATCAAGTGGTTGATGGCATTTATTGCTGCAATCATGTTGTGTCAAGTCTTGCTAGTCCTGAAGAAGAAGCAAGTTGAGAGAGTGCAAGCTGCTGAGATGAATTTCTAA
- the petC gene encoding cytochrome b6-f complex iron-sulfur subunit: protein MAQLSSSSDVPDMGRRQFMNLLTFGTITGTALGALYPVIKYFVPPSSGGTGGGLTAKDAIGNDVIVSDFLANHNPGDRTLVQGFRGDPTYIVVTEEKTIDNYGLNAVCTHLGCVVPWNSGENKFMCPCHGSQYDSTGKVVRGPAPLSLALVHAAVAEDKVTLTPWTETDFRTGENPWWT from the coding sequence ATGGCTCAACTTTCTAGCTCGTCAGACGTTCCCGATATGGGGCGTCGTCAATTTATGAATTTGCTCACTTTTGGCACCATTACAGGAACAGCTCTGGGGGCACTGTATCCCGTTATTAAGTATTTCGTCCCCCCTTCGAGCGGTGGAACGGGTGGGGGTCTAACTGCCAAAGATGCCATCGGCAACGATGTCATTGTGAGTGATTTTTTAGCTAATCATAATCCGGGCGATCGCACTTTGGTACAGGGCTTCAGAGGCGACCCTACCTACATTGTCGTGACCGAAGAGAAAACCATTGACAATTACGGCTTAAACGCCGTCTGCACCCACTTGGGTTGCGTTGTCCCTTGGAATTCCGGTGAGAACAAGTTTATGTGTCCCTGCCACGGTTCCCAGTATGACAGCACTGGCAAGGTGGTACGGGGACCAGCACCGCTGTCCCTGGCACTGGTTCACGCTGCGGTCGCGGAGGACAAGGTGACATTAACGCCTTGGACGGAAACCGACTTCCGTACCGGCGAAAATCCTTGGTGGACATAA
- a CDS encoding DUF3067 family protein produces the protein MTGQDLRQLLIDKWGRSYDIQIRRTQGKIFLQVMWKYLEQASFPLSEVDYLAHLDTVAGYLQAWGGADQVQTYIEQTRDRPRLGKAVSIPLDLGERASEWMLEQF, from the coding sequence ATGACAGGACAAGACCTTCGCCAACTCCTGATCGACAAGTGGGGACGTTCATACGATATTCAGATCAGGCGGACACAGGGAAAAATTTTCCTCCAGGTAATGTGGAAATACTTAGAGCAGGCGTCTTTTCCGCTGTCGGAGGTAGACTACCTAGCGCACTTGGATACTGTCGCGGGGTATCTCCAGGCTTGGGGTGGAGCTGACCAAGTACAAACTTATATTGAACAAACGCGCGATCGCCCTCGGCTCGGTAAAGCCGTCAGCATCCCCCTAGACCTGGGTGAGCGAGCCTCGGAGTGGATGCTCGAACAGTTCTAG
- a CDS encoding cation:proton antiporter — protein sequence MENLWLNLENWWRSLSNLLHPSIFSNPITDPVPVFLIIMAIMLVAPLLFERFKLPGIVGLILAGVVVGPHGLGVLERDSTIILLGTVGLLFLMFMAGLETSLDDLKYNADKAAIFGLATFALPMVLGTVAMLMLGYSFLAAILVASCFASHTLLALPVVTKLGIMRTQAVTATLGATLITNVLALLVLAIVVKAHQGSLNLSFWLFLIPSLIVYTVATLWGVPKIGRWFFRRFGHDEGAEFTFVVATLFVVSYAAELIDIEPIIGAFLAGIAITQLIPQLSPLMNRIQFIGNTLFVPFFLISVGMLINPGILISEPRSLLVAAVMIVAEIISKFAAAWGPGKLFGFPFPSIMVMFGLSVAQAASTLAAITVAYQIKLVDQVTVNGIIAMILFTCIASPWVTARWGQGMKREVASPASRPEAGLDVSSVPSASLRILVPVANPNTEDNLLYLALILAKKTEGTVLPLHILSDGRGPISSESKIQQNQLLAAAETIAHAAVTDVEPIGRIDDSVDKGILRSAQERDANLIICGWKGYSTYQENFFGGVIDNVVRRTTVPVLISRFPHPIANTQRVFLAFTDIEASSSTFKQTVKLAQNIADELKAALQLLQVLKRSPQGSLDLDAVGLKPDISVQDVRGSLVHKVSKLLQTDDLLILTTGTHPDRMSWTAVGIEPEAIARNHRETSMIVVHFPRQV from the coding sequence ATGGAAAATCTTTGGCTCAACCTGGAAAACTGGTGGCGATCGCTTAGCAATCTTTTGCATCCCTCTATCTTCTCTAACCCGATCACCGATCCGGTTCCAGTTTTCCTGATCATTATGGCGATTATGCTAGTTGCTCCGCTATTATTTGAGCGGTTTAAGTTACCAGGCATTGTCGGCTTAATCCTAGCAGGAGTGGTGGTAGGACCTCATGGACTGGGCGTTTTAGAGCGAGATAGCACCATCATTCTGTTAGGGACAGTGGGATTGCTATTTCTCATGTTCATGGCTGGACTCGAAACCAGCCTCGACGATCTGAAATACAACGCCGACAAAGCTGCGATTTTTGGACTCGCCACCTTTGCCCTGCCGATGGTGCTAGGTACAGTCGCCATGCTGATGCTGGGATATAGCTTTTTAGCAGCCATCTTGGTAGCTTCTTGTTTTGCCTCCCATACCCTCCTCGCACTCCCAGTCGTTACTAAACTGGGAATTATGCGAACCCAGGCGGTGACGGCTACCTTGGGCGCAACTTTGATTACGAATGTGTTGGCACTTCTGGTTCTAGCCATTGTGGTTAAAGCCCATCAAGGCAGTCTTAACCTGAGTTTTTGGCTATTTCTAATTCCATCTTTGATTGTCTATACCGTTGCCACTTTATGGGGAGTTCCCAAAATCGGTCGGTGGTTCTTTCGACGTTTTGGTCACGACGAAGGGGCAGAATTTACCTTTGTCGTCGCAACTTTATTCGTGGTTTCTTATGCTGCTGAGTTAATTGATATTGAGCCAATTATTGGAGCATTTTTGGCAGGAATTGCGATTACTCAACTCATTCCCCAACTGAGTCCCTTAATGAATCGAATTCAGTTTATTGGCAATACGTTGTTTGTGCCATTTTTTCTGATTTCGGTGGGGATGTTGATTAACCCAGGAATCTTGATCAGCGAACCGCGATCTTTGTTAGTGGCAGCGGTAATGATTGTGGCGGAAATCATCAGTAAATTTGCCGCTGCTTGGGGACCCGGTAAGCTGTTTGGCTTCCCGTTTCCCAGCATTATGGTGATGTTTGGTCTTTCTGTTGCCCAAGCTGCATCTACTTTGGCAGCGATAACAGTTGCTTACCAAATTAAATTAGTGGATCAAGTAACGGTTAATGGCATTATTGCGATGATTCTGTTTACCTGTATTGCTTCGCCTTGGGTTACAGCCCGTTGGGGTCAAGGAATGAAGCGAGAGGTGGCGAGTCCAGCCAGTCGCCCAGAAGCCGGTTTAGACGTAAGCTCTGTCCCATCTGCAAGCTTACGCATTTTAGTCCCTGTTGCCAATCCAAATACTGAAGATAATCTGCTGTATCTTGCCCTAATTCTGGCTAAAAAAACGGAGGGAACCGTTCTACCGCTTCACATCTTATCCGATGGTCGGGGACCGATTTCATCTGAATCAAAAATACAGCAAAACCAGTTACTAGCAGCAGCAGAAACGATTGCTCATGCTGCTGTTACAGATGTTGAACCCATTGGTCGAATTGATGATTCGGTTGATAAAGGGATTTTGCGATCTGCCCAAGAGCGCGATGCTAATTTAATTATCTGTGGTTGGAAAGGTTACTCCACCTATCAGGAAAATTTCTTTGGCGGTGTGATTGATAATGTGGTGCGTCGAACAACTGTACCCGTGTTGATCTCCCGATTTCCTCATCCCATTGCGAATACACAGCGGGTATTTTTAGCATTCACTGACATAGAAGCATCATCTTCTACCTTTAAGCAAACAGTTAAGCTAGCACAAAACATCGCTGATGAACTGAAGGCAGCACTGCAACTGTTGCAGGTACTGAAGCGTTCCCCACAAGGTTCTCTGGATCTTGACGCAGTGGGATTGAAACCCGATATTTCGGTTCAAGACGTGCGGGGAAGCTTGGTTCACAAAGTTTCAAAACTACTGCAAACGGATGATTTGTTGATATTAACGACTGGGACTCATCCGGATAGGATGAGTTGGACAGCAGTGGGAATTGAGCCAGAAGCGATCGCTCGCAACCACAGAGAAACTTCCATGATTGTTGTCCACTTTCCGCGACAAGTTTAA